One Echeneis naucrates chromosome 4, fEcheNa1.1, whole genome shotgun sequence genomic window, ATAAAAAGAGCTAAAGATCATGTAAACCAATTAATGAACAAAAACTGACCTGTCGTAGTCTAACAGCGACTGGCGACAGGAACTGGGAGCAGGATTTTACCCTCCGGCATCTAATTCTGCACTTGGAGAAACTTTTAAGATATGAACTATGGTTATATGTACAAGATAACTGTAGAAGAAACATCACATTGTAAAAAAGTGTCATTCTATATTtctaaaacaaatgtttccctCAGTCTAACGCCTCAGTCTACGCTCTCTACAACGACGCTCCACCAGTCCTCGATTACCTCCCACAGTACGGACACACCAAAGGTACAGTGGCTCATGAAAGGAAATGACCAGcaaggtttttctttattcagtTTAAATGCTGCTAAAAATGACAGTAAGTGCAACCTTTgagaacagcaacaaaatattCAGCATGTGTTTTTAGACAACACTGACTTTGGCTCATACGTGCGTGcaaaaaaagaatcaattttttcaaaaataaatgtgtgcagatgaatgaaatgatgcGACCATTTGAAGTTGTCTGCCTGAGATGTCAGCAGGTTTTTATCAGTGAGAAAACCTGCTGTGCAGCTGTATCCTCAGGCTGACCTTTCAACCCCATGACGTTGCAAATCAAATAGACAACGAGCATCAGTTTCATAACAGCTTCTGATGGTTGTTCTATGTGCTGTTGGGTCTGAAGCGTTGTTTGCGTGAATCCTGCAGGAGTGCTGCTTTTCGACCAATCTCAAGGTTTCTGGCTATCGCACACCATTCCCCACTTCCCCTCGTTCCCGGAGAGAGGCTACCTTTACCCTTCCTCCGGCAAAGTCAACGGCCAGACCGCCCTGTGTGTGACTTACCGCTACAAACGGTTCCTCCAGATAGGTGAGTGAACGCTCATGAAGCAACAGGGCCTGACCCAGTCCTGGTCTGTACACACTGCAGACATCAAATTACACAATTCTCTATTTGCTgaagaccagaaaaaaaattcacaccGCTTATGTAAGTCCATCAGCAGTTTATTCATTCAGAAAgtgaacacacacctgaacaggATTTGTCCAGTTTAATACTTTAGTTTTAACGTCCCCTCAACTCAAGATATCATCATTCAGTATCCAGTTTATACGACGAGCTTGAGTGGAAATGTAAACctctaaatgcatttttttgccattttaggCCTTTATTATGAAACAAGGGAAAGTAGAAAGACAGCGAAGGGGAATGACACGCAGGGTCGGGCCCACATGGTATCCACTCAGCTGCTGGGTCACTCAGGCCAAGCCAGAAGgtcaataaatgaataaaataatgtgACGTCGCCCATTGGTCGTTTTTAACTTGTCTGTCgccatctttgttttattaaaccAGAACGCCCCCAAATGCACACCCTGATTTTTGGTCCTTTTGGAGACTTTAAACTCATCAGGAGAAATAGTAGGAGAAGTAGGTACATTTTCCCGTAGACTTCAATAGAGTCTGACTTGTTACAACTAGTGGAGTGACCCCCTAATGGTCAGTTGGTacaatgcaggtttaaggctcttcagcactgACTTCACTTTTCACTGTCAGGCAGCATGGACGGTGGTGTGGacggctttttatttttattttggtatttaaattgagtgaaatgaaaccTCAGCAGTCCGTCTGAGTTAAATTAGCTTCACCACTCAGTCTGTCCACTGATCATTTACACAACTTCATCATTCTGGAGTGCATTAAAGATTATAAAACATGGCTGAGAAATGAAACACATacagaaagaaaagttttatcagtgaaacattttatATCCGTTTAATTTACTTTCTATAACGCAGCCTGTGGGGTTTTTCTCTGACACCATGTTTCTCTGATTTCTCTCCAGCGAAGCAGATGGTCTACCTTTACCCTCGTTTCTATAACTGCTCTGTTCCTGTCGCCTTCTCGGCCGCCCTGCCACAGTTGGCCCAGTTATGTGCCGGCTCCCGACCGCCGCTGGCCTCAGATCGAGGAGTGGAGCTGCTTTTCTCAGCCAAAGAGGACACATTTGTCAGTTTTGTGAAATCTGCACACTTCGTGGATGGTAAAGTATTCCTAACGGGCTGCTTGtcatttaaatttgactttttcgACATTTTGATGTCAACACAACTTTGCAAAAGCATCCGTCTGCAGCTCTTGTTTGCACAGTTTACTTGTCTGCCGCAGTCGTTCATTATCAGGTGCAGAAATATTATCATCTCCAAACAGTGAGATTCATGACTGCCCCCACTGCGGCCCCCACTGCGGCCCCCAACACTGAAGCGATGCCTACATGTATTTCTCATCATTTTACCAAAAACAGCTGTGTAAAGTTTTTACCCCGTGATTGTTTCCTTTGGCCCCAAACTGGAGTGAAAATATGAATaacttttatttcaaacagtaaattgtaaaattgtacGTGATATTTAAATTAATAGTGGCCCTATTTATATGTACTTTAATAATTTACTCCCTTCAGTTATAAATATATGCTCTTTTTTGGCCCAGATATCTACGCAGGCTGGGCGGCTCAGGTGCTGGGGGCCGACCTGCTGGTGGAGACCTGGCAGAGGGGAACTCACACTCTGCCGTCCAACTGCTCGCTGCCCAAACACGCCCTGAACATCCAGAGGATCCGGCTCCCCGGACCGGTCCAGTTCTGGTCCTACCACGACCACGCCAAGTGGTGCGTGTCGCAGGCTCATGAGGACCAGGTGACCTGCCTGGGGGACCTGAACAGGGAGGAGGCCCAGCAGTGGCGGGGCGGGGGACTGATCTGCTCCTTCAACCCGTTGATCTACAGGGCGTTCAGGCAGGCGGTGGACTGGTACATCAgctgctgagcagcagagaaacacaggaTGAGCTGGACTGCATCAGTCTCATCATCTTTTAAATGAGCTCAGCTAAACGTGAAGGCGGTTCCTGTTGAAGACTTCAGGccacacaacaataaaatgaggcatccattaaaaacacagaggggTTTAAAAGCTGCTGAGATAATTAGATCCTAGTTGACATTAATGCTTCAGGTGGACATCTGTAATGTCTTAACACTCAACAAACTCTTTGCTTTATCGGAGCTGAACTTGATTTTAAGGAATTTAATGTAAATGACAACGATGTACTCATCTCCGACATCTTACTTCGTCCACTGATGTCACTGCAtcacactttttacattttacatcgAAATTAAAGTCATTTAATTCTCAATACAGCAAACTGTAAGAAAATGCTGTGTCCCGTGATATGAACTTAAATATGTTGTGTGTTGAAATCCAGCAGAGAAAACGATGACAAACAGTCCAACCACctgattcagttttattttgataccTCAGGTATTCTTTGAGATCCGGTCTGACCACATTCGATGCGTTTCGTTTTCTCAGTAGGTGGCTGTGAATTTTTATCAACTATCTATTATCGATTGGGTGAAATAATTGTCTATCACTCCTcgaaataataaaaacactgcgATAGATTAAAATTCTTTAAAGATCTTAGTTCTTCGTGGTGCCGAATTAATTCATGATTAAGTTACATCACAACATTGAGCTGAGATGTTGTGATGCTGTCAAAGGGCAGATAACATTAAAGCTATGCTGCTATTCTGGTTGAGTCATTGACAATGACATATTAAGTCATTGAAGAATGAATGTTGTGAATCAGgaacaagagacagaaaaataaatctaagagccaacatttcatttcattcaacgCTGAGACTTGATGAAAGCAGGTTTGCAGATTGTGAAGAAATGAACATGGCTACACAGGTAAGTAAAAGGCCCATTTGGTTCCAATAGATTTGAGGTTGATTTggttgtttgttagttttttttatatttttaaatgacttccTGTCATTAAAACGCTCCACTACGTTCTTCACAACAAGGCACACTCATTCCAGATTGTTCTGGTCTGGGACCAGTTGGTGGAACAAGCTCCTGAAGTCGATCAGCGCAAGAACGAAGAACGTCTAAATCTTCAACATGCTCCTGAAAATGACCCTGACTGATCAAATGTTTGATTTACAAAGTTTAAAAGAAATTGGAGTTGGACCAAATATAATCCGAACTCCAGCTGCACTTACTGCTGACTTTTTTGGCACACTTGGAAGCCTTTGTTGAAATATAATGTGTAATATAAAATAACCTGTgcctgcttctgtgtttttgtgatttggtttgtttcagCGAACAGCGTTGTGTTTCCTCCTGAGCGTTTGGGTCCTTTTTCAGGGGTGTGACTCGGATGTGAAATGCAGGAACGACAAAGGAGAAGAGGTCGACTggttggtggaaaaaaaaaacaaaaacagtttttctttttccaccttCATTCCAGATCAGGGTGGAGTGTAACATATTTATCTCTGGTCCATTAGGTATGTTATATACAAGTTTAACAGAAGTTTGTCCTACAACTACATGGATGAAAGCACCAAAGGATGGAAACTGAGCCAAAAGACTGTCGACAGTAAAAGAGGCGCTCTGGCAAACACCCTGAAACCTCTTTTGGACTTCTATGACAATAATGTAATTAAAGGAAATGACTCTCTTTGACATGGCGGCCTCAAAACTTCAGACTAAAGATTATTTGTTGTCGTTGTAGACGAAGGATTTTGGTTTTATTCTCTACAATGATCAACCAAACAACAAGTGTGTGGCATCATCATCGTATGGACACAGTAAAGGTTAGTGCAGCCACGTTCCACTTTATTGCTCACGAAGACAAAAACACCTCAGAACTCTGTTTCTaccatttctgctgttttcaggaGTTGTGCTGTTGGACAATCAAACTATAGTTTggctcacacacagcacaccaAACTTTCCAAAAAATGGGACAAAAGACTTTTGGccagaaagtggaaaaagtaaCGCTCAAACATTCATGTGTGTGACCTTCCCCTTCAGTGCCGCCAGAGATATAGGTAAGGTCATTGTCAGTGGGTTTACCTTATGTTTCTGACTGAAAGTTTTCTCATGAGGTTGAAACTAACAAAACGTTTATCTAAATTCTCAGCTTTGCAGCTGTATTACATCCACCCATATTGCTATGACCACAAAATCCTTCCAACCCTTCCACATCTTCTGAATCTTGTTCCTCAGAGGAATTCTTACCCACCAGAAGAGCCCTGGTATAATGTGGGGTCGCTGACCTCGCTGAATGGAAAAAGGTTCCTCCGCTTCGCTAAGTACAAACGTTTTAATGGCGGTGAGTTTCTGTGCTTTCATATGTACATTTCTTCAATAAAACCCCATAAAATGATGAAGTGTTTTATATCACCATCCATCAGGTGTAATTTCAGTCGTATTGGACTAAACCCAGAAAGAAATCCTGTTTATGTACACAGCCATGTTCAGATTTGAGGGAGCGTGGCACGGTGAGGCAGTGGTTAGAGTCGATTAGAGCAGATTTTGATTTGGGTTTGATGTGTGAGCTCCTTTCAGGTTCTTCCTCCAACAATTAAAAAACAGGCACTTGTAGGTTTGTTGGTGATTGAAACTGAGTGTGATTTGAATAAATGTGAGTTGCTGTGAGTTCTGTTTGTCTCTATCTGAAATAAACTGTTCACTGACAGCTGGGGTTGGCCTGACAGATCAGCGGTGTGGATACTGGATGGACACTCATGTTCTGTGTCTTTGCCCTGTTCTTTTGCAGATCTTTACTCGGACCTTATTGTGAAAAACCTGAGGGAGGATCTTTATGTAAAGAGCTGGAAAAACAAGGTGATCGCTTTGCCTTCAACCTGTGAAATTAATAATGTGTACAATGTGAATGCGTTGCAGTTTCCCAGGATGCGAAAATATCATGAAACTGTAGATCACTCCAAATGGTGTGTGACGATTGAAGCCAACTGGACCTGCATCGCTGATATGAACAGGGCAGGTAGTCAGAAgaaaagaggtggaggagcgCTGTGCATCGATGACCCAAAGGTTTCAAAGGCTTTCAGACATTTAGTAAAAGAGTTTGAGCCATGTCCACCCCAGCCTCACACAACGACAGCCACCCAACCTCCCAAAGAAAGAGTTCGCAAATCTGGCAAATCAAAAGTAAAACCAGCAACACAAACGGTGAAAAAGGAATGTTTTGAACATGAATAACCTTTGCGTAAAAAACAGTGGCCTTTTGAACAAATGGAAACTCATTTCTCCAGACCACGTTTCAAACCAGTGACCTTTAGGTCCAATGccagcttctctctttctttctgtccttatACCACAtgtaacttttcttttccttttttggggTTAGCTCTTCTGGTTTCTTTCGGGACTGTAGTTTTTCCAGAACAGAAAACTTGTACAACATCAAAAATTCTCAGTGATAATGCCTCCCTTCAATGGGAATATGAATCCAATCCAATtgtataaaatacattttcaaacaataaacaattttttttcgTGTCTATTCTGTTGATGCGTattttcttcttaaaaaaattcataaatattcctgctctgaaaaaaacaaacaaacaacaaaaaaactttttaacaGCATATTTGGGGGCATCAGATTTTTCATCGTATGTCAGAGGAagatttttgttctttaatcTGGCTGTTAATCTGAATGTTTGCTCACTTATATCTATTTGTCATGTGCATGTCTGTCCATATGAACGCTGTTAATCAACactttaaattaaagaaaagcaacaaattcTAAATATAgtaaatttaaatcaaatgtacATACAACTAAAGGAGTTGaatgttgcagttttttttacattattacaGAATGTAATGCTACTTTTTATATCTGCATTTAAAAATTGAGAACACTTGATTCATATTTACtttagatgatgatgattattattattattataccaATTCTTCTTGGTGAGAAGAAAAccagaaatcatttaaaataatgctGTTTGTCCTCCGGACCACCAGGGGGGACATTCTTCTTCGACGACCTCAAATCCGTCACTTCCGGTATCCGGACGTGACGACACGGCCcggaagcagcagcagcagcagcagacgcAGACGCacgtgaaaaggaaaaacaagacaaaagcgACAGAAGATGGATTTTTCAGAAGTCCCAGTGAGTCCGGACGacaaagggaggaagaagaagaagcagaagaagaacaagaagaagacgcagcaggaggaggaagatggcgCCGCCCAGCAGACGGAGCAGAAGCCGCAGAGGAGCGAGCCGGCGGCGGCCTCCTTCCCCCCGACATTCAGCGTGTCGGAGATCAAGAACAAACAGCGGAGACACCTGATGTTCATGAAGCTGAagcaggagaagaggaaggtCTGAGTGTTTACAAACATAACCTGTGTGGCAGCTTCAATATTTCAGAGtacaaaaatgatttgataaCATGTCAGATAAAATAGAGAGGTCGGATGTAAACATggcaaacacagacatgcattaATATTTAGTTAGATAGATTTTCCCTGACAGCCAGGTTAGTTTACTTTATTCCTGTGCAGATGTTATGGTGGAATATTACATAGTGAGGATGTAATTATTCATCTTCATCCCGATCCGTTATTATGTAATCATCAACTTTGACTTTCTCATATTCCAGCAAAAGATGCAgctgaggaaaaagagaaagaaggaaagggaggCTTTGGGTGATAAGGTGAGTCCTCCCTCTTAATTAATCACTCAGATTCATGGACAAATGAACTTCACCATCAGATGAGCCagtcacattgtgttttttttatttgttttattcgTTCCCTTCTGCAGGCTCCACCAAAGGAAGTCCCAAAGACGATAGAAAACCAGCGGGTGTACGACGAGACAACTGTCGACCCAGATGATGAAGAGGTGTGGACCGAGTTCACTGGAAGGAATGTTACATTTGTCAAGAATTTGTGctacatttatctttttatctttgtttGTCATGTTCAGGTTGCCTTTGATGAGGGGACGGATGAATTTTCTGCCTATTTTAATGGACTCACGAACCCCAAAGTGCTCATCACAACATCAGACAGACCCAGAGGAGTGaggagttttttttctgttgttgcctTTTTTACACGATAGAAAAAAtagggaataataataataataataagatatatatatgatatatgatgATTGACTGTCTGGTTTTTCAGCAAAACAAGGAATTTATTTTAGTGATTTgttgccaaaaaacaaaaataaggaaGAACTGAAGGTGTCTActtaaatataaatagaaaatgtgaaaaatttgtaaagaaatccaaaataaatgtcagtttGTACGGATAAATCCAAATATCTTGCGCTGCGATCTTTGGAGGTAATATACACACATAATACTCAGCTTTTatgcttttatatttttggatttcaaATTATTGACATTATTGTTAACATTAATTTGCTTATTTATGTGTGAAATTAAGTCAAGACTACCTAAGATTATCTGTTTTGGTTATTTCAGCCTCACTGTGTGAGTTGAATTTCTAAGATAATGAAGTATTAAATGGATCTGCTTtgtgtattaaaataaatgtgttatttgtTGTCTAACAGCGGACGGTGAAGTTTTGCGAGCAGTTGGCCACGGTTATCCCAAACGCACACGTCTACTACAGAAGAGGTTTGGCTCTTAAGAGGATCATTCCTCAGTGTGTCGCCAGAGACTTCACGTACCTCATGGTCATCAACGAGGATCGCAAAGTGCCCAGTATCCTAAACGGCAGCAAAAGGCTCCATCgtgctttattttatctgaTGATAATCTGGCTTTTCCTAAAGGGCAGTCCTTAACTGCAACTTTCAGATGGTTTGGTCCTCTGCCACCTTCCTGAGGGACCAACGGCTCACTTCAAGGTCAGCAGTGTTCGACTACGGAAGGAGATGAAGGCAAGTCCATAAATTCAGGCTCCTTTTACTGTTACTGTGATGTGGCCATATATTGAAGGAGATGGGGACAAGCTCAGATTCTGGACAAATGTAATGGaatcatgaaaaagaaatggtaCAGGCCACTTTAGGTGTGTCTGAAATTGTACTACAGGATTGTTTTGGGCATGAATGTGGAAGGTATATTGTAATATTTACAATTATGGGTATGATGGCTAAAAAATGTGCCAACCCCCATCTATATAtcaatctatttatttattttagcaatTTTTATGGAGCTGAAACATTAATCTGAGCAGTCAGGTCCCCCTAGATTGAGCCAAATTTAGTTCAAAGgctgaaaacaggagaaatgatGATTGACATTCTCATCATGTAAATGATTTTGCTTGTTTAAAAACTTGTTCCTGTAGCTAAATGTATCCATCAGTGTAATTGTGCTGTCCTGTCAGTAAATATTTACTAAAAGCCTCAGACTGAGATGCCAGCATCGTTTTCCTTTGTTCTCTCTGCAGAGACGAGGGAAAGACCCCACAGAACATTCTCCAGAGGTGATTTTGAACAACTTCTCCACACGTCTCGGCCACAGCATCGGCCGGCTGCTCGCCGCACTCTTCCCACAAAACCCCCATTTTGTGGGTCGACAGGTGGCCACTTTCCACAACCAGAGAGACTTCATCTTCTTCAGATTCCACAGGTGAATATTTTGGAACCAGACTTGATGTTGCTGTAGCGTAAAAGGTCAAATAAACACTTATCTCTTTTAAAAAGGTACATATTCAAGAATGAGAAGAAAGTCGGCATTCAGGAGCTGGGACCCCGTTTCACCCTCAAACTCCGCTCTCTGCAGAAAGGCACCTTCGACTCAAAGTTCGGGGAGTACGAGTGGGTCCTGAAGGTGAATCTCTCagcactttttttcctcttctgatgTCCAAAAAGTTTTAGAGGAGGAACTAATGTCAGAGCACAAAGTTAACAGACGTTTCATTCATAGCCTTAATTTGTTTACACACTACCTTCTCTGTTTCCAGCGCCATGAAATGGACTCCTGCAGACGGAAGTTCCAGCTTTGAGTGACAATAATGTACCTTTCTGGTCAGAAAGGAAGAAAGCAGTTACGAAGATGTCACAGCTACTTGTGGAGCCACACAAGCTGTCCCTGCAGCTCAGTTGAAACGGCTTCATTTG contains:
- the rpf1 gene encoding ribosome production factor 1, which codes for MDFSEVPVSPDDKGRKKKKQKKNKKKTQQEEEDGAAQQTEQKPQRSEPAAASFPPTFSVSEIKNKQRRHLMFMKLKQEKRKQKMQLRKKRKKEREALGDKAPPKEVPKTIENQRVYDETTVDPDDEEVAFDEGTDEFSAYFNGLTNPKVLITTSDRPRGRTVKFCEQLATVIPNAHVYYRRGLALKRIIPQCVARDFTYLMVINEDRKVPNGLVLCHLPEGPTAHFKVSSVRLRKEMKRRGKDPTEHSPEVILNNFSTRLGHSIGRLLAALFPQNPHFVGRQVATFHNQRDFIFFRFHRYIFKNEKKVGIQELGPRFTLKLRSLQKGTFDSKFGEYEWVLKRHEMDSCRRKFQL
- the dnase2b gene encoding deoxyribonuclease-2-beta isoform X3, producing the protein MVYKEGTYQGPRLQRFVIYKLPKYEIGKVGSGVDYMYLDSSVEGWQTSKFSVNSSEGAVANTLNQLYAGKAYQSNASVYALYNDAPPVLDYLPQYGHTKGVLLFDQSQGFWLSHTIPHFPSFPERGYLYPSSGKVNGQTALCVTYRYKRFLQIAKQMVYLYPRFYNCSVPVAFSAALPQLAQLCAGSRPPLASDRGVELLFSAKEDTFVSFVKSAHFVDDIYAGWAAQVLGADLLVETWQRGTHTLPSNCSLPKHALNIQRIRLPGPVQFWSYHDHAKWCVSQAHEDQVTCLGDLNREEAQQWRGGGLICSFNPLIYRAFRQAVDWYISC
- the dnase2b gene encoding deoxyribonuclease-2-beta isoform X2, with protein sequence MAYRLSSYLHVVFVVVVVVVVVWCSAACSSGISCRNEAGKPVDWFVIYKLPKYEIGKVGSGVDYMYLDSSVEGWQTSKFSVNSSEGAVANTLNQLYAGKAYQSNASVYALYNDAPPVLDYLPQYGHTKGVLLFDQSQGFWLSHTIPHFPSFPERGYLYPSSGKVNGQTALCVTYRYKRFLQIAKQMVYLYPRFYNCSVPVAFSAALPQLAQLCAGSRPPLASDRGVELLFSAKEDTFVSFVKSAHFVDDIYAGWAAQVLGADLLVETWQRGTHTLPSNCSLPKHALNIQRIRLPGPVQFWSYHDHAKWCVSQAHEDQVTCLGDLNREEAQQWRGGGLICSFNPLIYRAFRQAVDWYISC
- the dnase2b gene encoding deoxyribonuclease-2-alpha isoform X1, with translation MNMATQRTALCFLLSVWVLFQGCDSDVKCRNDKGEEVDWYVIYKFNRSLSYNYMDESTKGWKLSQKTVDSKRGALANTLKPLLDFYDNNTKDFGFILYNDQPNNKCVASSSYGHSKGVVLLDNQTIVWLTHSTPNFPKNGTKDFWPESGKSNAQTFMCVTFPFSAARDIALQLYYIHPYCYDHKILPTLPHLLNLVPQRNSYPPEEPWYNVGSLTSLNGKRFLRFAKYKRFNGDLYSDLIVKNLREDLYVKSWKNKVIALPSTCEINNVYNVNALQFPRMRKYHETVDHSKWCVTIEANWTCIADMNRAGSQKKRGGGALCIDDPKVSKAFRHLVKEFEPCPPQPHTTTATQPPKERVRKSGKSKVKPATQTVKKECFEHE